The following are encoded in a window of Arthrobacter woluwensis genomic DNA:
- a CDS encoding GntR family transcriptional regulator codes for MDTDLDPQNPVPSERANCESDRVVETLRREIVLGVIPAGTPLVERTLGARFGIASRLPVRDALRRLAAEALIDHPPRRRAMVRAFTGRDLANTSEVFEIVDALAIREAAVRRSPADLEVMQQHVHSGRRALSTHDAESQAHHAREFRSAIFTAARNTTLSEIKERIEARVWRMVEHKARHTDAGSFFDDLYSAISAQDPDTAESAFLRYMQQWRQVWKISAFNEIDAHLTTTRSAPVQTTPKRHVASKDPGFVPEFEKIATCLRDQILSGRRRPGDCLSERQIAQEFSVSRAPVVEAITLLVLEGLATRPMHRSAALVRGVPDSDVSDFFNVCATLDTAAIVLAAERATTAQIDHMRQIVDDEERAALAGDLRLVIEKGRVWREVLHQMTENDVLSDSVRLLHGRLQMLMDRVHDALKISRGHRLIFDAIESRQPAVAKAVVQRVFALDWHDEVTIPV; via the coding sequence ATGGACACAGACCTGGACCCTCAGAACCCGGTCCCATCCGAGCGTGCAAACTGCGAGTCTGATCGGGTAGTCGAGACGCTTCGCCGTGAGATCGTCCTGGGAGTCATCCCTGCGGGAACACCGCTGGTGGAGCGGACTCTGGGCGCGCGGTTCGGGATCGCCAGCAGGCTCCCCGTCAGGGATGCGCTGCGCAGACTCGCGGCCGAGGCCCTGATTGATCATCCTCCGCGCCGTCGCGCAATGGTGCGAGCCTTCACGGGCCGGGACCTCGCGAACACGTCAGAAGTCTTCGAGATCGTCGATGCCCTGGCGATCCGGGAAGCTGCCGTTCGCCGGAGTCCGGCCGACCTCGAGGTGATGCAGCAGCACGTCCACAGTGGCAGGCGCGCTCTGTCCACCCACGACGCGGAGTCGCAGGCTCACCATGCCCGTGAATTCCGGTCCGCCATCTTCACAGCGGCCAGGAACACCACCCTCTCGGAGATCAAAGAGCGGATCGAAGCCCGTGTCTGGCGGATGGTGGAACACAAGGCCCGGCATACCGACGCAGGAAGTTTCTTCGACGATCTCTATTCCGCGATCTCAGCTCAGGACCCCGATACCGCAGAGTCGGCCTTTCTGAGGTACATGCAGCAATGGCGGCAGGTATGGAAGATCTCCGCGTTCAACGAGATCGACGCTCATTTGACCACAACCAGATCGGCTCCGGTCCAGACCACACCCAAACGACACGTAGCCAGCAAGGATCCTGGCTTCGTCCCGGAGTTCGAGAAGATCGCGACGTGCCTTCGTGATCAGATCCTCAGCGGCCGACGGCGGCCGGGCGACTGCCTCTCCGAACGTCAAATCGCACAGGAGTTCTCCGTGAGCCGCGCCCCTGTCGTGGAAGCGATCACCCTGTTGGTGCTGGAGGGGCTGGCGACGCGCCCCATGCATCGGAGCGCCGCTCTGGTCCGTGGAGTTCCAGACTCCGACGTATCCGATTTCTTCAATGTGTGCGCCACCCTCGACACGGCAGCCATCGTTCTGGCGGCAGAGCGTGCCACCACCGCACAGATCGACCACATGCGCCAGATAGTGGACGACGAAGAACGCGCGGCCTTAGCGGGTGACCTTCGACTCGTGATCGAGAAAGGGCGGGTCTGGCGCGAAGTACTCCATCAGATGACAGAGAACGATGTGCTCTCTGACTCGGTCCGGCTACTGCACGGCCGCCTTCAGATGCTCATGGACAGGGTCCATGACGCACTGAAGATCAGCCGGGGTCACCGGCTGATCTTCGACGCCATCGAGAGCAGACAACCTGCTGTTGCCAAGGCAGTCGTTCAACGGGTGTTCGCCCTGGACTGGCACGACGAAGTCACCATTCCTGTCTGA